The Homo sapiens chromosome 5, GRCh38.p14 Primary Assembly genome includes a window with the following:
- the LMBRD2 gene encoding G-protein coupled receptor-associated protein LMBRD2 isoform X2, with the protein MMCLVHLLSDRDSWKIYSIVQGYAYYFEEVRKVNESIKYNHPLRKCVDTILKKCPTEYQEKMGRNMDDYEDFDEKHSIYPSEKSLVKLHKQVIYSVQRHRRTQVQWQILLEQAFYLEDVAKNETSATHQFVHTFQSPEPENRFIQYFYNPTFEWYWECLLRPWFYKILAVVLSIFSVIVVWSECTFFSTTPVLSLFAVFIQLAEKTYNYIYIEIACFLSIFFLSICVYSTVFRIRVFNYYYLASHHQTDAYSLLFSGMLFCRLTPPLCLNFLGLTHMDSSISHKNTQPTAYTSIMGSMKVLSFIADGFYIYYPMLVVILCIATYFSLGTRCLNLLGFQQFMGDDDMTSDLVNEGKELIRKEKRKRQRQEEGENRRREWKERYGHNREDSTRNRNIHTDPKESNFSDVNTNRSAFKYTRANNRTERDRIELLQDAEPLDFNAETFTDDPLESESGRYQPGGRYLSMSRSDIFNDV; encoded by the exons gAGGTTCGTAAAGTGAATGAAAGCATCAAGTATAATCACCCATTGAGAAAATGTGTTGATACAATACTTAAAAAG tgcccTACAGAGTATCAGGAAAAAATGGGTAGGAACATGGATGATTATGAAGATTTTGATGAAAAGCATAGTATCTATCCAAGTGAAAAAAGTCTGGTAAAACTGCATAAACAG GTGATTTATTCAGTTCAGAGACACCGTCGAACTCAAGTACAATGGCAGATTCTTTTGGAACAAGCATTTTATCTAGAAGATGTAGCAAAAAATGAAACTAGTGCTACTCATCAGTTTGTTCACACCTTTCAATCGCCAGAGCCAGAAAATCGATTTAtccaatatttttataatcctaCATTTG aATGGTACTGGGAATGTCTTTTGCGACCATGGTTTTACAAGATACTTGCTGTGGTTCTGTCCATCTTCTCTGTGATTGTTGTGTGGTCAGAGTGCACATTCTTTAGCACTACTCCTGTCTTATCCCTCTTTGCGGTCTTCATACAGCTGGCagaaaaaacatataattatatttatatcgAG attGCCTGCTTCCTTTCCATCTTCTTCCTAAGTATCTGTGTTTATTCTACTGTGTTCAGGATTCGTGtatttaactattattatttggcCTCACATCACCAGACTGATGCTTATAGCCTTCTTTTCAGTGGCAT GCTATTTTGCCGTTTGACACCTCCTTTATGTCTTAATTTCTTGGGTTTGACCCATATGGATTCATCTATCTCTCACAAGAATACTCAACCAACTGCTTATACATCT ATTATGGGTTCCATGAAAGTTTTATCCTTTATTGCAGATGGATTCTATATATATTATCCTATGTTGGTGGTAATTCTCTGCATTGCTACTTATTTTAG TTTGGGAACCCGTTGTTTGAATCTGCTCGGTTTCCAGCAGTTTATGGGAGATGATGATATGACATCAGACTTAGTTAATGAAGGAAAAGAATTAATCAGAAAAG agaagagaaaaaggcaaaGGCAAGAAGAAGGTGAAAATCGAAGAAGA GAATGGAAAGAACGTTATGGACACAATAGAGAAGATTCCACTAGGAACAGAAATATTCATACTGACCCCAAAGAGTCAAACTTCTCAGATGTTAATACCAACCGTT CTGCATTCAAATATACCAGGGCTAATAACAGGACTGAAAGGGACCGGATAGAACTTCTCCAAGATGCAGAACCTTTGGATTTTAATGCAGAAACATTCACTGATGATCCTCTTGAATCTGAATCAGGAAG GTATCAGCCTGGTGGACGATATCTCTCGATGTCTCGCAGTGACATATTTAATGATGTTTAA